The genomic window CAGTCGCCGTCGCAGATCGCCGCGTCGATCATCGAGTCGCCCACGACCTTGAGGATGAACAGCTCGCCCTTGCCCACGAGCTGGCGGGGGAGCGGGAACACCTCCTCGATCTGCTGCTCGGCCGTGATCGGCACGCCCGCGGCGATGCGGCCGACGAGCGGCACCATCGCGGCGTCGCCGACCGGGGCGGGCTCGGCGGCCGACTGACGCGGCTCGGTGCCGGGCACGTCGATGAGGACCTCGAGCGCACGCGGGCGGTTCGGGTCGCGGCGAAGGTACCCCGCGAGCTCGAGCTGGTTGAGCTGGTGGGTCACGCTCGAGAGGGAGGAGAGCCCGACCGCGTCGCCGATCTCTCGCATGCTCGGCGGATAGCCCCGCTCGGCGACCGACCGGCGGATGACCTCGAGGATCGCGAGCTGCTTGGCGCTCAGCGTCTTGCGCCGACGCGACCGGCCGCCCGTGCCGCGTGCCTGGTCGATGTCGATCGTCACGGTGTCGCCTCTCGTCGCGGCCCTCGTCGGCCTGATCGTGATGTCGGTGGTCGGTGTTCGACTGTCCTCGGACATTCGAAACTGTATCCGCCTCGCACACGCGCGACAAACATCCGTTCGAGTGTGTCGCGGAATCGGCACCGGAAATCCCACCATCCGGTTCCTTGCACCGTCGAATGTTCGAAGATATATTCGGAACACAGCTTCGCATCCGGCCCTCCCGGCCGAGCGGCCGGATGCGGAGCTACCCGGGAGGTGCGGAATGAGTGCAGTGGTGATGGCAGCGGGCGGTCGCACGCGGCTCCGGCTCACGCGCCGAGGTCGCGTCGTATTCACGACGCTGGCGGCGGCGCCCCTCGTCATCGGCGTGCTCGTCGGCTCGCTCGCCTCGGGCGGGGCGGTCGCCGGCATCGACGACGGCACGCCGCCCGCGGTCTTCGACACGATGGTGGTGGGGGCCGGCGACACGCTCTGGGGCATCGCCGAGTCGATCGCGCCCACAGCCGATCCGCGCGAGGTCATCCACGACATCATGCGGCTGAACGGCCTGCGCGACGCGGTCGTGCAGCCGGGTCAGCGGCTCGCGCTGCCCGTCGTCGAGTAGCGTCGTCCGGCGACGTCTCCGGCCGAAACGTCCGGCCCACCGCGGATAGCATTGATCGGTGACGAGTCTCGACGACCTTCCCATCCGCGACGACCTCCGCGGGAAGTCCCCGTACGGTGCGCCCCAGAAGACGGTGCCCGTCGCGCTCAACGTCAACGAGAACACGCATCCGATCCCCGAGGATGTCGCGCACGACATCGTCGCCCGCGTCGCGGCCGCGATCATCGGGCTGAACCGGTATCCCGACCGCGAGTTCACCGAGCTGCGCACCGCGCTCGCGCGCTACCTCGGCCACGGGCTCGTGCCCGAGCAGCTGTGGGCGGCGAACGGCTCGAACGAGGTGCTCCAGCACATCCTCCAGGCCTTCGGCGGACCGGGTCGCCGGGCCCTCGGATTCGCGCCGACCTACTCGATGTACGGACTGCTCGCCTCGGGCACCGGCACCGAGTGGGTGACCGCCGAGCGCGACGCCGACTTCGAGCTCTCGCCCGAGACGGCCGTCGCGGCGGT from Agromyces aurantiacus includes these protein-coding regions:
- the lexA gene encoding transcriptional repressor LexA; the encoded protein is MDQARGTGGRSRRRKTLSAKQLAILEVIRRSVAERGYPPSMREIGDAVGLSSLSSVTHQLNQLELAGYLRRDPNRPRALEVLIDVPGTEPRQSAAEPAPVGDAAMVPLVGRIAAGVPITAEQQIEEVFPLPRQLVGKGELFILKVVGDSMIDAAICDGDWVVVRSQPTAENGEIVAAMLDGEATVKVFRQRDGHTWLLPRNTAFEPILGDQAEVLGKVVAVLRTV
- a CDS encoding LysM peptidoglycan-binding domain-containing protein, whose translation is MSAVVMAAGGRTRLRLTRRGRVVFTTLAAAPLVIGVLVGSLASGGAVAGIDDGTPPAVFDTMVVGAGDTLWGIAESIAPTADPREVIHDIMRLNGLRDAVVQPGQRLALPVVE